A stretch of Acropora palmata chromosome 9, jaAcrPala1.3, whole genome shotgun sequence DNA encodes these proteins:
- the LOC141891619 gene encoding uncharacterized protein LOC141891619 yields the protein MVVIDREKYIDEAILQLNDRDVYIPLHKDPTAAIIKKINVRINKLRDDGYISDSTLQYLLVNSDARAGRFCLLPKIHKTNCPGWPVISGCNTPTEKISAFVDHQLKPLVPQISSYVKDTNDFLKKLKDMDRFPEGAILVTIDVLGLYPHIPHNEGLEAVRKLLNTQTNQAIPTDDIVNLAELVLRNNNFEFDGKHFLQKRGTAIGTIMVPAYANIFMHDLESRLLDLAPVKVTLT from the coding sequence ATGGTGGTTATAGACAGGGAAAAGTATATTGATGAAGCAATTCTGCAGTTGAATGATAGAGATGTGTACATTCCATTGCATAAGGACCCCACCGCTGCAATAATTAAGAAGATCAACGTTAGAATTAATAAGCTCCGTGATGATGGATATATCAGTGATTCGACTCTTCAGTATTTGCTGGTTAACAGTGATGCGAGGGCTGGTCGTTTTTGTCTTCTTCCTAAAATACATAAGACAAATTGTCCAGGGTGGCCTGTTATATCTGGTTGTAATACGCCTACCGAAAAAATATCTGCATTTGTGGATCATCAGCTAAAACCTTTGGTTCCTCAGATTTCCTCATACGTGAAGGATACCAATGATTTTCTAAAAAAACTCAAAGATATGGACAGGTTTCCGGAGGGAGCAATTCTAGTCACTATTGACGTCCTCGGCCTGTATCCCCACATCCCCCATAATGAAGGTTTGGAAGCTGTTCGCAAACTTCTGAACACGCAGACTAACCAAGCAATACCTACAGACGACATTGTTAACTTAGCCGAGCTGGTTCTCAGGAataacaactttgaatttgatggtaAGCATTTTCTACAAAAGCGTGGTACTGCTATTGGCACGATAATGGTGCCTGCCTATGCTAACATCTTCATGCACGACCTTGAATCACGGCTACTGGACTTAGCTCCAGTAAAGGTAACCCTaacctga